The Thiothrix subterranea genome has a segment encoding these proteins:
- a CDS encoding hybrid sensor histidine kinase/response regulator: MRVFNNLRILQIIDSTFLIALLGIIAVLLWFHLTDISSQVRQNMQVSNTSLQQSHASFMRQLELETAIDQQRATFDQLNDEFFKFAFNPDSTPDNLPLLHQLSQTLQQQGQQLLAVWPIDDRPDLKANYEEVIGIMSNLSTELEGLNSPHWRQLAADARDTANQAKDLMAEIEKIDNQLGQEIGDTILQSIQSTDASTTQMAEQLTYLKQRALWGTLGIIVLLIISRLYFSTRFQHMTQTAQTAQKIAEDAVKTKARFLATMSHEIRTPMNGVIGMTRLLMNTPMSKKQTEFVDSIHLSGEHLLTVINDVLDFSKIEAGKLDLKREPFELRACIEEILNLLNAKALEKNLELAYAVGPSIPLFIEGDMVRLRQILTNLIGNAIKFTDSGEITVFVIPRSHHNDAYELEFQINDTGPGIPADRLENIFEQFSRADETLSRRHEGTGLGLAISRHLVEMMGGKVWAESTVGVGSRFHFTIKTRQANGKLKPFLHTNIPEIIGKRLLVVENNPASSQAMQDVCHGWGASVDTASTAADAISRLAIGKPYDIALIESNLPGDAPLELAKYIRQRFSKQELPLILIAPPNDRHPKETVRELYNLYLTKPLTRSRLFDSLMTVLGELNLVSNRPEKSPLKLGERLPLSILLAEDNPINQIVASSILDEMAYKVDLAESGLEALQALRKKAYDVIFMDMQMPDMDGLEATRRIRADFPLDQQPIIIAMTANAMEGDRQECLQAGMNDYISKPVLPEAVEIALQYWCTPNNRYQPREEANHAISSY; the protein is encoded by the coding sequence ATGCGCGTTTTCAATAACTTACGGATACTGCAAATTATTGACAGTACGTTTCTTATCGCATTGTTGGGAATTATTGCCGTATTGCTGTGGTTTCATCTCACCGACATATCCAGCCAAGTGCGCCAGAATATGCAGGTGTCGAATACCTCGTTGCAGCAATCCCATGCCTCATTCATGCGCCAGCTCGAACTGGAAACCGCCATTGATCAACAACGCGCAACGTTTGACCAGTTAAACGATGAATTCTTCAAGTTTGCGTTTAACCCCGACAGTACGCCGGATAATCTGCCGCTGTTGCACCAACTTAGCCAAACATTGCAACAACAAGGTCAACAACTCTTAGCCGTCTGGCCAATTGATGACCGCCCAGACCTGAAAGCCAACTACGAAGAAGTCATTGGCATCATGTCCAACCTTAGTACCGAGCTAGAAGGCTTGAACTCCCCGCATTGGCGGCAACTCGCGGCGGATGCACGCGATACCGCCAATCAAGCGAAGGATTTGATGGCAGAAATTGAAAAAATCGACAATCAATTAGGGCAAGAAATTGGCGATACCATTCTGCAATCCATCCAAAGTACCGATGCCAGCACCACACAGATGGCGGAACAACTCACGTATTTAAAACAACGCGCCTTGTGGGGAACACTGGGCATTATTGTGTTGCTGATTATTAGCCGCTTGTATTTTTCGACGCGCTTCCAACACATGACCCAAACGGCGCAAACGGCGCAAAAAATCGCCGAAGATGCGGTCAAAACCAAAGCCCGCTTCCTCGCCACCATGAGCCACGAAATCCGCACCCCGATGAACGGCGTGATCGGCATGACGCGCTTGCTAATGAATACGCCCATGAGCAAAAAGCAAACCGAATTCGTGGACAGCATTCACCTCAGCGGCGAACACTTGCTCACCGTCATCAATGACGTGTTGGATTTTTCCAAGATTGAAGCGGGCAAACTCGATCTCAAGCGCGAACCGTTTGAATTACGTGCGTGTATTGAAGAAATTCTCAACCTGCTCAATGCCAAAGCCCTCGAAAAAAATCTGGAACTGGCTTATGCCGTGGGGCCGTCTATTCCGCTGTTCATCGAAGGCGACATGGTGCGTTTGCGGCAAATTTTAACCAATCTAATCGGTAACGCCATCAAGTTTACCGACAGCGGTGAAATCACCGTGTTTGTTATCCCGCGCAGCCATCACAATGACGCTTACGAACTCGAATTCCAGATCAACGACACCGGCCCCGGCATTCCAGCCGACAGGCTAGAAAACATTTTCGAGCAATTCAGCCGTGCTGATGAAACCCTCAGCCGTCGGCACGAAGGCACAGGGCTGGGGCTGGCGATTTCACGCCACCTTGTCGAGATGATGGGCGGCAAAGTCTGGGCAGAAAGCACGGTAGGCGTCGGCAGCCGTTTTCATTTCACCATCAAAACCCGCCAAGCCAACGGCAAACTCAAACCGTTTTTGCACACCAATATCCCTGAAATTATCGGCAAGCGTCTGTTAGTGGTAGAAAATAATCCCGCCAGCAGCCAAGCCATGCAAGACGTTTGCCATGGCTGGGGTGCGAGCGTAGACACTGCCAGCACCGCTGCCGATGCCATCAGCCGCCTCGCCATCGGCAAGCCTTATGACATTGCCCTCATCGAAAGCAACTTGCCCGGCGATGCCCCACTGGAATTAGCAAAATACATTCGCCAACGCTTCAGCAAGCAAGAATTGCCGCTGATTCTGATTGCGCCCCCCAATGACCGCCACCCCAAAGAAACGGTGCGCGAACTCTACAACCTGTACCTTACCAAGCCGCTGACCCGCAGCCGTTTATTTGACAGCCTCATGACGGTATTGGGAGAACTCAATCTGGTCAGCAATCGCCCAGAAAAATCCCCCCTCAAATTGGGCGAACGTTTGCCACTCAGCATTCTGTTAGCAGAAGACAACCCCATCAACCAAATTGTCGCCTCGTCCATCTTGGATGAAATGGCTTACAAAGTTGACCTTGCCGAAAGCGGCCTCGAAGCCCTGCAAGCCCTGCGCAAAAAAGCCTACGACGTGATTTTCATGGACATGCAAATGCCGGATATGGACGGCCTCGAAGCCACCCGCCGCATTCGCGCGGATTTCCCGCTGGATCAACAACCGATCATCATTGCCATGACCGCGAATGCCATGGAAGGCGACCGGCAAGAATGCCTGCAAGCAGGGATGAATGATTACATTAGCAAACCCGTATTGCCCGAAGCTGTCGAAATCGCCCTGCAATACTGGTGCACACCCAACAACCGCTATCAGCCTCGCGAGGAAGCCAATCATGCCATTAGTAGCTACTGA
- a CDS encoding peptidylprolyl isomerase, which translates to MTFSEDLLKPALAFQSLDLQDMDIATRQTTLQDLYIREMLIKQGIDQDAARQAELDERVNEFRKAELSRLALEKASEAGMPDFTSRAQELYLAHQHDKYQLPLRLRVRTVEMPIVGDNLDAVKQKLAEIRTQVLAGTLDFKAAAIANSPSASHKMREGDSFWFRRGEVPDALYDEATKLGKKDPLSSVLVLGNTAYLLQYLDRKEPETLTFEQVKPNIIAELQREYRTDKVKQLTQQLREQFKRDVTVNPVFLKPQADE; encoded by the coding sequence ATGACTTTTTCAGAGGATTTGTTAAAGCCTGCCTTGGCATTCCAATCTTTGGATTTGCAGGATATGGATATTGCAACCCGTCAAACCACCCTCCAAGATCTGTACATTCGTGAAATGTTGATCAAACAAGGGATTGATCAAGATGCCGCGCGGCAGGCAGAGTTAGACGAGCGCGTCAATGAGTTTCGTAAAGCGGAACTGTCGCGTTTAGCACTCGAAAAAGCCAGCGAAGCCGGTATGCCGGATTTCACCAGTCGTGCGCAAGAATTGTATTTAGCGCATCAACACGACAAGTATCAATTGCCATTGCGTTTGCGCGTGCGCACCGTGGAAATGCCGATCGTGGGAGACAATCTGGATGCCGTTAAGCAGAAATTAGCTGAAATTCGCACTCAGGTATTAGCCGGTACGTTGGATTTTAAAGCCGCTGCCATTGCCAATTCACCTAGCGCTTCGCATAAAATGCGCGAAGGCGATTCATTTTGGTTTCGGCGCGGTGAAGTACCGGATGCTCTTTATGATGAAGCTACTAAACTTGGTAAAAAAGATCCGTTAAGCAGTGTATTGGTGTTAGGCAATACCGCTTACTTATTGCAATATTTGGATCGCAAAGAGCCAGAAACACTAACGTTCGAGCAAGTCAAACCCAATATTATTGCAGAGTTACAACGTGAATACCGCACGGACAAAGTGAAACAGTTAACCCAGCAATTGCGTGAACAATTTAAACGTGATGTCACCGTTAATCCAGTTTTTTTAAAGCCGCAAGCTGATGAATAA
- a CDS encoding PilN domain-containing protein, which translates to MALIPTFQTFIRWWGEGLYNGLPNAARKLFRTALPRLVLHTHDGHSVDVQWSQDGKSQMRGQFALQGGNTQHSDLLPAAANGKPYEVELCLGKSQVLALQHHFPEAVKENLQQVLSYQLDRLTPFTADSALFDARVAQHDKGRKEILADIFVVPKHVVERFNRLLADIGVEPVRVVSVAGADKGINLAARQDSKNTQGWSRIPLYAFLGALVLSLAVPLGYKYRRVDQIETALAEVRSNSAEQLAIREKLVAAEEALTFIESKRKTSPMALDVVETLSAMIPEHTWLERLEMQGDKLEIRGESGMALSLIDTLEDAAEFTAVRFKSPVTRNKDNGRDRFHIEATLEVPHAE; encoded by the coding sequence ATGGCATTGATTCCAACATTTCAAACATTCATACGCTGGTGGGGTGAAGGCTTATACAACGGTCTCCCTAACGCCGCTCGCAAACTGTTTCGCACCGCCTTGCCGCGCTTGGTCTTGCACACGCACGACGGACACAGTGTCGATGTGCAGTGGTCGCAGGACGGCAAATCACAAATGCGCGGTCAATTTGCATTACAAGGTGGCAATACTCAACACAGCGATTTGCTGCCCGCTGCCGCTAACGGCAAGCCTTATGAGGTGGAATTGTGTTTGGGGAAAAGCCAAGTATTGGCGCTGCAACACCATTTCCCGGAAGCCGTTAAAGAAAATCTGCAACAAGTATTGAGTTATCAATTGGATCGCTTGACGCCGTTCACGGCTGACAGTGCGCTGTTTGATGCGCGTGTGGCGCAGCACGATAAAGGCCGCAAAGAAATCCTTGCGGACATTTTTGTAGTTCCCAAGCATGTGGTGGAACGCTTTAACCGCTTATTAGCCGATATTGGGGTAGAGCCGGTGCGGGTGGTGTCGGTCGCAGGGGCCGATAAAGGCATTAATCTCGCCGCTCGCCAAGATTCTAAGAATACACAAGGTTGGTCGCGGATTCCGCTGTACGCTTTTCTGGGGGCATTGGTGCTCTCGTTGGCGGTGCCATTGGGTTATAAATACCGCCGGGTGGATCAGATTGAAACCGCCTTAGCCGAAGTGCGCAGCAATTCAGCGGAACAATTGGCGATTCGTGAAAAGCTGGTGGCTGCTGAAGAGGCACTAACCTTTATAGAGTCAAAGCGCAAAACCTCACCCATGGCGTTGGATGTGGTGGAAACCCTGTCGGCAATGATTCCCGAACATACTTGGTTGGAACGTTTGGAAATGCAAGGCGATAAGCTGGAAATTCGTGGCGAATCGGGGATGGCATTGAGCCTCATTGATACGTTGGAAGATGCGGCTGAGTTTACCGCAGTGCGTTTTAAATCGCCTGTGACCCGCAATAAAGACAATGGGCGTGACCGTTTCCATATCGAAGCGACCTTGGAGGTTCCTCATGCTGAATAA
- a CDS encoding ABC transporter permease: MNKTIAPALLWQLFRQELRERYVGTALGVFWLLIPPLFMLVIYAWVFGEILQMRLGTNTDSAQFAAWLLAGLTAFNALAEVLTRAPALLIERRDLLLNSPLPPAVLPLLPVGVSLVLEGLSVGLLLLWLLVQGRLESLSVVFYLPFLGVRLLFSLAFAYGLAVLGVFLRDLRQMMPPLLTVLLLVSPIVYPLNVVPEGFQAWFAWNPLAQLVEGYRAALLEGRFLWEAFLGLLLLASANLALGWWLFQHLLLRARYVL; this comes from the coding sequence ATGAATAAAACCATTGCCCCAGCATTGCTTTGGCAGTTGTTTCGTCAGGAATTGCGTGAGCGTTATGTTGGCACAGCATTGGGGGTGTTTTGGTTATTAATACCGCCGTTGTTTATGTTGGTGATTTACGCATGGGTATTCGGTGAGATTTTGCAAATGCGCCTAGGGACAAACACCGATTCAGCACAGTTTGCGGCATGGTTATTGGCGGGTTTAACCGCGTTTAATGCCTTGGCAGAGGTGTTAACCCGTGCGCCTGCGCTTCTGATTGAACGGCGGGATTTATTGTTGAATTCGCCGTTGCCGCCTGCGGTGTTGCCGCTGTTGCCGGTGGGCGTTTCGTTGGTATTGGAAGGGTTGTCGGTGGGCTTGTTGTTACTGTGGTTGCTGGTGCAGGGGCGTTTGGAGTCATTGAGTGTGGTGTTTTACCTGCCATTTTTGGGGGTGCGGCTGCTGTTTTCGCTGGCATTTGCGTATGGTTTGGCGGTGTTGGGGGTGTTTTTGCGCGATTTACGGCAGATGATGCCGCCGTTGTTGACGGTTTTGTTGCTGGTTTCACCGATTGTGTACCCGTTGAACGTCGTACCAGAGGGTTTTCAGGCGTGGTTTGCGTGGAATCCGTTGGCGCAATTGGTGGAGGGCTACCGTGCGGCGTTGCTGGAAGGGCGGTTTTTGTGGGAAGCCTTTTTGGGGTTACTGCTACTGGCAAGCGCTAATCTGGCATTGGGTTGGTGGCTGTTCCAGCACTTGCTATTGCGGGCGAGGTATGTGCTGTGA
- the gspM gene encoding type II secretion system protein GspM — protein MLNKAFWQQHQVLLAWSLLALLLVIGLFLVVIPSVQKSWELSERIETGYEQLTRFRQMAAATPEFMAEYERVQQNGLDKLFYPAGMTSAQVAKELQKNLATVITRDNGVLLSSEVLDAQQTEAEQANTAYQRVMVKAVFQSEPALLREVLHQAYQARPLMFVESLDVKPMGSEDEKTQMVKAEVQISTYWRGGEVQYEALD, from the coding sequence ATGCTGAATAAGGCATTCTGGCAGCAGCATCAGGTGTTGCTGGCCTGGAGTTTATTGGCGTTGTTGCTGGTCATCGGGCTGTTTCTGGTGGTGATTCCTAGCGTGCAAAAGTCGTGGGAGTTGAGCGAACGCATTGAAACCGGCTATGAACAGCTTACCCGCTTTCGGCAAATGGCAGCCGCTACGCCGGAATTCATGGCGGAATACGAGCGCGTGCAGCAAAACGGTTTGGATAAATTGTTTTACCCCGCAGGCATGACCTCGGCGCAGGTGGCCAAAGAGTTGCAGAAGAATCTGGCAACCGTGATTACCCGTGACAACGGCGTATTGCTGAGTTCGGAAGTATTGGATGCGCAGCAAACCGAGGCAGAGCAAGCGAATACCGCGTATCAACGGGTGATGGTGAAAGCGGTTTTTCAGAGCGAACCGGCGTTATTGCGTGAAGTCTTGCATCAGGCGTATCAAGCGCGTCCGCTCATGTTTGTGGAAAGCCTTGATGTTAAACCCATGGGTTCTGAGGACGAAAAAACGCAAATGGTGAAAGCCGAAGTGCAAATTTCAACCTATTGGCGCGGCGGGGAGGTGCAATATGAAGCGCTTGATTAA
- a CDS encoding ethylbenzene dehydrogenase-related protein, with the protein MKHPLLMASAYILCSTLSLAHAETPTIKINTLKAAPQLDGSAEDWQDIAASTIKLTYVGQPERTKTVLLKAGVFGDEVFFHTEWEDSTQDIQHKPSIWDEAQQKYVEGSQLEDRFAMEFAMEGDYDANWLSGKEFTSDMWNWKAARTNPIGISHDKITVISKQPMAESYKTTLPDGSNLYINRPTDMGVEPYATKRYFKKQQDLMPKYVPQEKLPAGADDVKAKGVWKDGRWSLEQRRKLNTGHEDDVQFTVGNPVKGAVAVFDHDDSAHHFISETLTFAF; encoded by the coding sequence ATGAAACACCCATTACTGATGGCATCAGCTTACATCTTATGCAGCACACTGAGCTTGGCTCATGCTGAAACACCAACGATCAAGATCAATACACTCAAAGCCGCGCCCCAACTCGACGGTTCAGCCGAGGATTGGCAAGACATTGCTGCCAGTACGATCAAGCTCACCTATGTCGGTCAACCTGAACGCACCAAAACCGTCTTATTGAAAGCGGGCGTTTTCGGCGATGAAGTCTTTTTCCACACCGAATGGGAAGACAGCACCCAAGACATTCAGCATAAACCCAGCATTTGGGATGAAGCCCAACAAAAATACGTCGAAGGCTCCCAACTCGAAGACCGCTTTGCCATGGAATTTGCCATGGAAGGTGATTACGACGCCAATTGGTTGTCTGGCAAAGAATTCACCTCTGATATGTGGAACTGGAAAGCGGCACGTACCAACCCCATCGGCATTAGCCATGACAAAATCACCGTCATCAGCAAACAGCCCATGGCTGAATCGTACAAAACCACCTTGCCAGACGGTTCAAACTTATACATCAATCGCCCTACCGACATGGGCGTTGAACCCTATGCAACCAAACGCTATTTTAAAAAACAACAAGACTTAATGCCCAAATACGTTCCACAGGAAAAACTCCCTGCCGGAGCCGATGACGTCAAAGCAAAAGGCGTATGGAAAGACGGACGCTGGTCTTTGGAACAACGCCGCAAGCTCAATACGGGTCATGAGGATGATGTGCAATTCACCGTAGGCAATCCCGTCAAAGGCGCAGTGGCAGTGTTTGACCACGATGACAGTGCCCATCACTTTATTTCAGAGACACTGACTTTTGCGTTTTAA
- a CDS encoding ABC transporter ATP-binding protein, with protein sequence MSTDWAIRLTVAGVAYRRYAHPRDALLEWVLRRPRHVPFYALQGVSLQVQAGDSLGVVGDNGAGKSTFLKMLAGNLPPTEGQCEIRGRRSALLELGTGLQPEFSGVDNARLGLALRGLSQAEIAAKLPEVLAFAELGEFAQQPVKTYSSGMVVRLVFAVAAVIEPAVLIVDEALSVGDQYFQKKSLDRMRAILGKGATLVFCSHNLYQVREMCRQAVWLEQGRVRMLGDAQTVVDAYQDSVRGRNPSQSCPSPDKGRLGGVSLLAVTLNQDTFQTHDPFRLSIQASQGDRPLADVHVGIVIRRNDDVQCYGISTLHDGVQMQPLADGIVAAEFVIERLPLLSGDYCLEVWLIDGSGVHVYDSRERCCYFRVQQAGQHQGVGIVVLPHRWEKVGYALASG encoded by the coding sequence GTGAGTACCGATTGGGCGATTCGGTTGACGGTGGCGGGGGTGGCGTATCGGCGTTATGCGCATCCGCGTGATGCCTTGTTGGAATGGGTGTTGCGGCGTCCACGTCATGTGCCGTTTTATGCCTTGCAAGGGGTGAGTTTGCAGGTGCAAGCGGGCGATTCACTGGGGGTTGTGGGCGATAATGGCGCGGGCAAAAGCACGTTTCTGAAAATGCTGGCGGGTAATTTGCCGCCGACGGAAGGTCAGTGTGAAATTCGCGGCAGGCGTTCGGCGTTGCTGGAGTTGGGTACAGGTTTGCAGCCAGAGTTTAGCGGGGTGGACAATGCGCGGTTGGGTTTGGCATTGCGTGGGCTGAGTCAGGCGGAGATTGCGGCGAAATTGCCAGAAGTCTTGGCATTTGCGGAATTGGGTGAGTTTGCGCAGCAGCCGGTGAAAACGTATTCGAGCGGCATGGTGGTGCGCTTGGTGTTTGCGGTAGCGGCGGTGATTGAGCCAGCAGTATTGATCGTGGATGAAGCGTTGTCAGTGGGTGATCAATACTTCCAGAAGAAATCCTTGGATCGGATGCGGGCGATTTTGGGGAAGGGCGCGACCTTGGTGTTCTGTTCGCACAATCTGTATCAGGTGCGCGAAATGTGCCGTCAGGCGGTGTGGTTGGAGCAGGGCAGGGTGCGGATGCTGGGGGATGCGCAAACGGTGGTGGATGCGTATCAGGATAGTGTGAGAGGAAGAAACCCCTCCCAATCTTGTCCCTCCCCTGACAAGGGGAGGTTAGGAGGGGTTTCTTTACTCGCCGTCACACTGAACCAAGACACTTTTCAAACCCACGATCCGTTCCGCCTCAGCATCCAAGCCAGCCAAGGCGATCGTCCGCTTGCTGATGTTCACGTTGGGATTGTGATTCGCCGTAACGATGATGTGCAATGTTATGGCATCAGTACCTTGCACGATGGGGTGCAAATGCAGCCGCTGGCGGATGGTATCGTCGCGGCAGAATTTGTGATTGAGCGTTTGCCATTGTTGTCGGGTGATTATTGTTTGGAAGTGTGGCTGATTGATGGCAGTGGGGTGCATGTTTACGATTCGCGGGAACGTTGCTGCTATTTTCGGGTGCAACAAGCGGGGCAACATCAAGGCGTAGGCATAGTGGTGTTGCCGCACCGTTGGGAAAAGGTGGGCTATGCGCTGGCGAGCGGATGA
- the gspD gene encoding type II secretion system secretin GspD, translating into MKHKSSIVGLVSVAVLMSACTSIKGSPGYRNNIKSAGFQRSNAVKELEPAAVGLSRPVLRPADTGGIKTVGYQEDNHVTPAWDSMSAGNATSRSGKDADVELILGSQDYYRTDVKRPAAAASKRGDEAGIALNFERASIREVVKVVLGDILKETYTVEPGVEGEVTINSTDPIDRSALIPTLESLLQSQGAVLYKDDTGNYRVAARANLKGRGFMPSTGQIKPGYSMQVVTLRYIPVAEMQKILEPLASPDAFVRVDPNRNMLVLAGTSSELANLMATIKTFDVDVLKGMSVGLYRVKNVEAGVVAKNLDALFGESGNSPMAGMIKIMPIEHMNSIMIISANADYLKDMKDWVDRFDQASQTAGQQLFVYHVQNGNAEHLADMLNQIFGGKKSSSGKSALPGNNASSLAPGLEPATVGADGQPVAAEPLKTMLGDSGSGGVSINPDAEVRIVADKTNNSLMIMSTEDAYRQIQESLKRLDVMPMQVQVEASIMEVTLTDGLEYGLQWYFKNDGNAFGSNGVGGLASGSNGYMTPGGFSFSATLGAERVMGALNALARESKVRVLSSPSILVLDNQTASIKVGDQQPVFTGSLSSPNGNGTSLTTATTVQYKDTGVSLQVTPQVNSNGLVKMDIQQDITDVGEIDSATGNRSFLQRNIKSTVAVKSGETIVLGGLIRDNNTQGRNGVPGLSKVPVVGNLFSANSSGGKRTELLVLITPTAIKSQRDLVKTGEEMRERMQGLMDGDKFLPQLKGQYVD; encoded by the coding sequence GTGAAACACAAGAGCAGCATTGTAGGGCTGGTCAGCGTAGCGGTACTCATGTCCGCTTGCACATCCATCAAAGGCAGTCCGGGTTATCGCAACAATATCAAAAGTGCCGGTTTCCAGCGCAGTAACGCAGTGAAAGAATTGGAACCCGCTGCCGTCGGTCTATCACGCCCGGTGTTGCGCCCAGCCGACACGGGCGGCATCAAAACAGTCGGCTATCAAGAAGACAATCATGTAACACCTGCTTGGGATTCGATGTCAGCGGGTAATGCCACCTCGCGCTCTGGAAAAGACGCAGATGTGGAATTGATCCTCGGTAGCCAAGATTATTACCGTACTGATGTGAAACGTCCCGCCGCCGCTGCCAGTAAACGTGGCGATGAAGCGGGCATTGCCCTCAATTTCGAGCGTGCCAGTATCCGTGAAGTGGTGAAAGTGGTGTTAGGGGATATTCTCAAAGAAACCTACACCGTGGAGCCGGGGGTCGAGGGCGAAGTGACCATCAATTCCACTGATCCGATTGATCGCAGTGCCTTAATTCCTACCTTAGAATCCTTGCTGCAAAGCCAAGGGGCGGTGCTTTATAAAGACGATACCGGCAATTATCGGGTCGCGGCGCGTGCCAATCTGAAGGGGCGTGGTTTTATGCCATCCACCGGTCAGATTAAGCCTGGTTACAGTATGCAGGTGGTAACGTTGCGCTATATCCCGGTGGCGGAAATGCAAAAAATACTGGAACCACTGGCCAGCCCAGACGCCTTTGTGCGGGTTGACCCAAACCGCAATATGTTGGTATTGGCGGGAACTAGCTCCGAACTGGCGAATTTAATGGCGACGATTAAGACCTTTGACGTGGATGTGCTGAAAGGCATGTCCGTCGGTTTGTACCGTGTCAAAAACGTCGAAGCGGGCGTGGTGGCGAAAAATCTGGATGCGCTGTTTGGGGAAAGCGGCAATAGCCCGATGGCAGGCATGATTAAAATCATGCCGATTGAGCACATGAACAGCATTATGATTATTTCTGCCAACGCCGATTACTTGAAGGATATGAAAGACTGGGTAGACCGTTTCGATCAGGCCAGCCAAACGGCGGGTCAACAATTGTTCGTTTACCACGTGCAAAACGGTAACGCTGAGCACTTGGCGGATATGCTGAATCAAATCTTTGGCGGCAAGAAAAGCAGCAGTGGCAAAAGCGCTTTACCGGGGAACAATGCATCCAGCCTTGCGCCGGGCTTAGAGCCAGCCACCGTGGGGGCTGATGGTCAGCCGGTGGCGGCTGAACCTTTGAAAACCATGTTGGGTGATTCCGGCAGTGGCGGGGTGAGCATTAACCCGGATGCGGAAGTACGCATCGTGGCAGACAAGACCAACAACTCGTTGATGATTATGTCGACCGAAGATGCTTATCGCCAGATTCAGGAATCGCTCAAGCGGCTGGATGTGATGCCGATGCAGGTGCAAGTGGAAGCCTCCATTATGGAAGTGACCTTGACCGATGGCTTGGAATACGGTTTGCAGTGGTATTTCAAGAATGACGGCAACGCCTTTGGTTCTAATGGTGTTGGTGGGCTGGCTTCGGGTAGCAATGGTTATATGACACCGGGTGGCTTCTCGTTCTCGGCAACCTTGGGCGCGGAACGGGTGATGGGGGCGCTGAATGCCTTGGCACGGGAATCGAAAGTACGGGTCTTGTCATCGCCGTCGATTTTGGTGCTGGATAATCAGACCGCTTCGATTAAAGTGGGGGATCAGCAGCCGGTGTTTACGGGCAGCCTTTCTTCGCCGAATGGCAATGGCACGAGCTTGACCACGGCGACCACGGTGCAATACAAAGACACCGGGGTTTCTTTGCAAGTGACGCCGCAGGTGAACAGCAACGGTTTGGTGAAAATGGACATTCAGCAAGACATTACGGACGTGGGCGAAATTGATTCCGCCACCGGCAACCGCAGTTTCTTGCAGCGTAATATTAAAAGTACGGTCGCGGTTAAAAGCGGTGAAACCATTGTGTTGGGCGGTTTGATTCGCGATAACAATACCCAAGGGCGCAACGGCGTGCCGGGTTTGAGCAAGGTGCCGGTGGTGGGTAATTTGTTCAGCGCGAATAGCAGCGGCGGCAAACGCACCGAATTACTGGTGTTGATTACCCCCACGGCGATCAAGAGCCAGCGCGATTTGGTCAAAACCGGCGAGGAAATGCGCGAACGTATGCAGGGTTTGATGGATGGCGATAAGTTTTTACCGCAATTGAAGGGGCAATATGTTGATTAA